GAGGGATGACACACAGTAGATGTGACTGACACTAACAgggtgatgctgctgattgttGATTGGTTGTTGTGAACGCAGGCGTCTTTCTCAAATCTCTTACATGATTTATTGCTTTGGAAAATGTTGCTCTCCGTCTGATTCAGTGCTCTTAAAGTTCCTGCTGCTCAGTTTCATGCAAACAGATGAGGTGTTGCAGCTGCATTGCGACTGTAGGATTTGATCAACTGTAGctttgctggtgtgtgtgtggtaatggAAAACGGTACTTTTTATCCTCCTTATTTTAACCTCACCATGTTTGTGAACATAGGCCACTATCGTTACCTGATGTTTCTATTGTCCCTTTTGCTGTTTGCCTTTATTATCTCAGCTAATCTTGTCATAATCGTGGTGATATCACGAGAGAAAGCTTTACATGAGCCGATGTATATTTTcatcctgtgtctgtctgtgaactCCCTGTACGGCTCCAgcggcttcttcttcaggttccTCAGGGATCTCCTGTTCAACACTCACTTGATCTCGCGAGCACCTTGCTTTGTTCAGATCTATGTCATTTACACCTATGCATCCTACGAGCTAATCCTGTTAGGAATTATGGCCTATGATCGGTATGTCGCCATATGTAAGCCTTTATATTACTATAACCAAATAACATCCAAGCTAATCTCTCAGCTGGTCACCTTCGCCGTTATCTTTCCAGTTTTTACTATTGGGATTCTTGTTTATTTGGCCTCCACTCTTCCATTGTGTGGTAATGCAATACCGAGGGTGTTCTGTGCAAACTGGTCTATTGTAAAATTGTCTTGCATCTCCACTTTCATTAATAACTTAATTGGTATGCTTGCAACTATAATCACAATCTTTATACCGCTGGTTTATGTCCTGTATACATATGTACAAATTTTTCTTGTTTGTAGGAAAAGCTCCTCTGAGTTCAAGGGCAAAGTCATCCAAAGCTGTCTGCCACACATTATTACTTTTGTCATTTACTCCATCACTGTGTTTCTTGATGTTGCTCTCAGCAGAATCGATCTGGAACAGCTTAATCCAATTCTAGCTATTATTTTTTCACTTGAATTTGTGGTGATTCCTCCCATTCTGAATCCTCTTGTGTACGGCCTGAAGTTGCCAGACATAAGGAAAGCTATCTTGAGATTGTTGTCCTGCTCAAAAAGGGAGGATAAAAGGataaaataatgtttgacaATAAGGAGCATCCTTTTTCaggaatgtttggaacatttacGGTAGTTTTCTGTAACTATGGAAATAGTTGCAAAATTCCAGATTCGGCGGAGTTAAAGAATGTGGAGAAACATTTATGCATCCGTCTCTCACCAAACCTTTCTCTGAATCAttgacctgctgctgatgccacACACTTTCCTCTGTCATACACAGACTCCTGTCATCCCGGGTTTGACAGGAGTCTGGACAGATGTTCTCAAGCAATTCATTCAGCAGGGCAGCTGTTCTGGAAAGGAGCATAAAGAATCATTGTGTTActgtaaaataagaacattaaactcagttaaagttaaatatgatgtcattatattgtatttatgcACATTTAGACATTAAATAGCTCATTTGGGAAGTTTAGAATTTCACTgggagaaaaagcatgttgaggacgatattattatgtatattataaCACTGGTCATGTACAATAACTATTGTATGCTactactaaatgcaaagtactggacaatctatctgcatgcactgtttatcactttcaatttgtgttgttttcttcttctattatttgtattttatgctgtacctaagcaccaaacggagcagcactcctcatctcgttgtatatccacaatacaatgaaaataaaggctttccatttttattctatttctcGTCTGTTAATTCTTCATTGCAACAGAATCACTGATTTGCTATTGTAGCTGACCAAATATCTagttaaatatgatgaaatgcAGAGAAAAAATTCAGTTAACCTCATGGCCatatcagacatttttattttatttatttaatcaggttTGTCCCATTGAGATCCAAGATCTCTTTTACAACAGAGACCTGGCCAAGGATGAcagtacacaaaataaaatacaaaattaaaaaacagtggttttttttacacacagcaacattaaacaaacataaaatgtaaaataattaacaatattagttaaaatagaacatttacaCTCCTGAAACCTGGATACAATGGGACTGATCATGGCCTTAAACACATTCAGAGATACCAAATTTGGGGTTTGAGCTCTGACTGCAAAATGTTCCATATAGTTGGAGCAGCAAATCTAAAAGCATTTCCCCCCATTTCTGTTCTGACCCTGGAAACAGTAAAATACAGAAAGTCCTGCGAGCAGAGACTGTAGGCCCGATTATTCCTGATTAAAAGAGAAGATAAATAAGATGGGCTCATCTCAAGAATACCCTTATAAATTAAGACATGCCAGTGTTTGCGCTGGCGGACATGTAAAGAAGAGGAATTTTTGGAAATCTACATCATATTTAGATTTGTATAATGTATTTggtcatttttcactttcagaaATGGGTGCTCAAATGCAGAATGCACgttaacaataaatattatgttcagcacaaactctttttttctcgcGGTTGGGTCCTCAGCGCCAAGCGTCTGGTTTCATCATGTATTCCCACTGGTGGGACGCTGAAGTTGTTTTTTCGATAACTTAAAGAGGCTTCACCGACAACATGAGGAACACTGTGGAGGGATGACACACAGTAGATGTGACTGACACTAACAgggtgatgctgctgattgttGATTGGTTGTTGTGAACGCAGGCATCTTTCTCAAATCTCTTGCATGATTCATTGCTTTGGAAAATGTTGCTCTCTGTCTGATTCAGTGCTCTTAAAGTTCCTGCTGCTCAGTTTCATGCAAACAGATGAGGTGTTGCAGCTGCATTGCGACTGTAGGATTTGATCGACTGTATctttgctggtgtgtgtgtggaaatggAAAACGGTAGTTTTTATCCTCCTTATTTTAACCTCACCATGTTTGTGAACATAGGCCACTATCGCTACCCAGTGTTTCTATTGTCCCTTCTGCTGTTTGCCTTTATTATCTCAGCTAATCTTGTCATAATCGTGGTGATATCACGAGAGAAAGCTTTACATGAGCCGATGTATATTTTcatcctgtgtctgtctgtgaactCTCTGTACGGCTCCAgcggcttcttcttcaggttccTCAGGGATCTTCTGTTTGACACTCACTTGATCTCGCGACCAGCTTGCTTTGTTCAGATCTATGTCATTTACACCTATGGATCCTACGAGCTCAGCCTGTTAGGAATTATGGCCTATGATCGGTATGTCGCTATATGTAAGCCTTTATATTACTATAAACAAATAACATCCAAGCTAATCTCTCAGCTGGTCACCTTCGCCGTTATCTATCCAGCGTTTAATGCTGCGATCTGTGTTTATTTGGCCTCCACTCTTCCATTGTGTGGTAATGCAATACCGAGGGTGTTCTGTGCTAACTGGTCTGTTGTAAAATTGTCTTGCATCTCCACTTTCATTAATAACTTAATTGGTATGCTTGTAACTATAACCACAGTCTTTATACCGCTGGTTTATGTCCTGTATACATATGTACAAATTTTTTTAGTGTGTAGGAAAAGCTCCTCTGAGTTCAAGGGCAAAGTCATCCAAAGCTGTCTGCCACACATTATTACTTTTGTCATTTACTCCATCACTGTGTTTCTTGATATTGCTCTAAGCAGaatcgagctggagcagcttaaCCCAATTGTAAGTATAATTTTTTCACTTGAATTTGTGGTGATTCCTCCCATTCTGAATCCTCTTGTGTACGGCCTGAAGTTGCCAGACATAAGAAAAGCTATCTTGAGATTGTTGTCCTGCtcaaaaagggaggatgaaaggatgaaataaTGTTTGACAATAAGGAGCATCCTTTTTCAGGAATGTTTGGAACGTTTACGGTAGTTTTCTGTAACTATGGAAATAGTTGCAAAATTCCAGATTTGGCAGAGTTAAATAATGTGCAGAAACATTTATGCATCCGTCTCTCGCCAAACCTTTCTAGAATCAttgacctgctgctgatgccacACACTTTCCTCTGTCATACACAGACTCCTGTCATGACAGGAGTCTGGACAGATGTCTCCAGGACttggaggcgtgcaggtcggatcacagccgaccttTCTCACCCTGGTCacagactctttgaccctctcccctcggtCAGGAGGCTACGATCCATCCGAACCAGAACCTCCCAACACAAGACCAGCTTCTtaccctcggctgtaagactcatgaacacttaaaaattctgtcccggactcttgaacattcataactgataacgtgcactgttctctttgcactgcgtgattacgctagtttactgctgctaatatacatttgtgtatccactcctgatgctgctattttgtgatgtgtctgtacttgtatattttttgtatcttagtcattactgttacatgtagcacgacttcaccgagaaacattcctagtctgtgaaccttcattgacaatggcaataaactacttctgattctgattctgattctgattctgatgttcTCAAACTGGGGCTTCAAGATGGGTCCAG
This region of Brachionichthys hirsutus isolate HB-005 chromosome 12, CSIRO-AGI_Bhir_v1, whole genome shotgun sequence genomic DNA includes:
- the LOC137902482 gene encoding olfactory receptor 4B13-like; this encodes MENGTFYPPYFNLTMFVNIGHYRYLMFLLSLLLFAFIISANLVIIVVISREKALHEPMYIFILCLSVNSLYGSSGFFFRFLRDLLFNTHLISRAPCFVQIYVIYTYASYELILLGIMAYDRYVAICKPLYYYNQITSKLISQLVTFAVIFPVFTIGILVYLASTLPLCGNAIPRVFCANWSIVKLSCISTFINNLIGMLATIITIFIPLVYVLYTYVQIFLVCRKSSSEFKGKVIQSCLPHIITFVIYSITVFLDVALSRIDLEQLNPILAIIFSLEFVVIPPILNPLVYGLKLPDIRKAILRLLSCSKREDKRIK
- the LOC137902483 gene encoding olfactory receptor 10J4-like — protein: MENGSFYPPYFNLTMFVNIGHYRYPVFLLSLLLFAFIISANLVIIVVISREKALHEPMYIFILCLSVNSLYGSSGFFFRFLRDLLFDTHLISRPACFVQIYVIYTYGSYELSLLGIMAYDRYVAICKPLYYYKQITSKLISQLVTFAVIYPAFNAAICVYLASTLPLCGNAIPRVFCANWSVVKLSCISTFINNLIGMLVTITTVFIPLVYVLYTYVQIFLVCRKSSSEFKGKVIQSCLPHIITFVIYSITVFLDIALSRIELEQLNPIVSIIFSLEFVVIPPILNPLVYGLKLPDIRKAILRLLSCSKREDERMK